One Porphyromonas pogonae genomic region harbors:
- the polA gene encoding DNA polymerase I, whose protein sequence is MEKKIFLLDAYALIFRAYYAFIRSPRIDSKGRNTSAIFGFVLMLEDILEKERPDLIGVVFDPPGGTFRHKEYEAYKAQREETPEAIRLSVPYIKRIIEAYKIPIVEVENYEADDVIGTLAKQAEAQGYTVMMVTPDKDYGQLVTDKSLMYRPKSSGGGYEIWGPSEVCGKFGLSSTNQIIDYLGLVGDASDNIPGCKGIGPKTAEKLLAEYKSIDGIYEHIDDIKGATRKKLLENKDETYTSRYLAEICTTVPIEFDEQPFLKESPDKDAILEIFRDLEFKSLLPRVLKEFAVSSSNDKPFITDLFADNPTDVFKNDNLTELSSADSNYHLLDSQSKIDEFYALLNKQQKIAFDTETTNLDPLKAELVAMTFSWKSGEAYFLPIPPERENALALLLPMSKVFKSDKILKIGQNLKYDIQVLANYDFAVEGPLFDTMVAHYLLNPDARHNMDEMAEVYLDYRTIHFSELVGSTAKKNYDLRALPIRKLCDYAAEDADITYRLYETFVPLLREQGLEELMQNIEMPLVPVLASMEREGVKLDTEVLGHKAQDMNAKLLRLENEIHRLAGQSFNINSSQQVGAVLFDKLKIADKPKKTKTGGYSTSEEVLEKLRDKHPIIDRILEYRGLKKLLSTYIESLPELIYPDGKLHSSFNQTVASTGRLSSSNPNLQNIPIRTEEGRMIREAFVPDSDECVFLSADYSQIELRLMAHLSGDKSLIQAFNAGEDIHRATAAKIYGVDSLLVTDDMRRNAKTANFGIIYGISAFGLSERLNIPRSESKMLIEGYFASYPGVKEYMDKSIEDAKETGYVTTLLGRKRYLKDINSANAVVRGYAERNAINAPIQGTAADIIKLAMIRIYNTIKERGLKSRMILQVHDELNFNVYRDELDEMKQIVLDGMQGVLPHLKVPLIAEMGVGANWLEAH, encoded by the coding sequence ATGGAGAAGAAGATATTCCTGCTCGATGCTTATGCCCTCATATTTCGGGCTTATTATGCATTCATCAGAAGCCCCCGTATAGATTCCAAGGGGCGAAATACCAGTGCCATATTCGGCTTCGTGCTTATGCTCGAAGATATCCTTGAAAAGGAACGCCCTGATCTGATAGGCGTTGTATTTGACCCTCCGGGCGGTACCTTCCGCCATAAGGAATATGAGGCTTATAAAGCACAGCGCGAAGAAACGCCCGAGGCCATCAGACTATCCGTACCATACATCAAGCGCATCATAGAAGCTTACAAGATACCCATTGTGGAAGTGGAAAACTACGAAGCAGACGATGTGATAGGTACTCTGGCAAAGCAGGCGGAGGCGCAGGGATATACTGTGATGATGGTGACGCCCGACAAAGATTACGGACAACTCGTGACGGACAAGAGCCTGATGTACCGCCCCAAAAGTTCCGGCGGTGGATACGAGATATGGGGCCCGAGTGAAGTGTGCGGGAAGTTCGGCCTCTCATCCACTAATCAAATCATAGACTACCTTGGTCTTGTAGGCGATGCCTCTGACAATATACCGGGGTGTAAAGGTATAGGCCCCAAAACAGCCGAGAAACTCCTGGCCGAGTATAAAAGTATCGATGGCATTTACGAACATATCGATGACATCAAAGGTGCCACCCGAAAGAAGTTGCTCGAAAACAAAGACGAGACATATACCTCACGCTACTTAGCGGAGATATGCACTACGGTACCCATCGAATTTGACGAACAACCCTTCCTCAAAGAAAGCCCCGACAAAGATGCCATTCTCGAAATATTCCGCGATCTTGAGTTCAAATCTCTATTGCCTCGTGTACTCAAAGAATTTGCGGTGTCTTCTTCCAATGATAAACCTTTTATCACAGACTTATTTGCGGACAACCCTACGGATGTTTTCAAAAACGATAATCTCACAGAGTTATCAAGTGCTGATAGTAACTATCATCTCCTTGATAGTCAGAGCAAAATAGATGAATTCTACGCACTTCTGAATAAACAGCAGAAAATTGCTTTCGACACGGAAACCACCAATCTCGATCCACTCAAAGCCGAATTGGTAGCTATGACCTTCTCTTGGAAGTCAGGCGAAGCTTACTTCCTCCCTATTCCACCCGAAAGAGAAAATGCCCTCGCCCTACTCCTCCCCATGAGCAAGGTATTCAAGAGTGATAAGATTTTGAAAATAGGTCAAAACCTCAAATACGATATACAGGTACTTGCCAACTATGACTTTGCCGTCGAAGGGCCACTCTTCGATACCATGGTGGCTCACTACCTCCTCAATCCTGACGCTCGCCACAACATGGATGAGATGGCGGAGGTATATCTCGACTATCGCACCATACACTTCTCCGAGCTTGTAGGTAGCACAGCCAAAAAAAATTATGATCTCAGAGCCTTACCCATACGCAAGCTATGCGACTATGCTGCGGAAGATGCCGATATTACGTACAGGCTGTACGAGACCTTCGTGCCTCTACTGAGAGAGCAAGGGCTCGAAGAGCTCATGCAGAATATAGAGATGCCTCTGGTACCCGTGCTTGCATCCATGGAACGTGAGGGGGTCAAGCTCGACACCGAAGTACTGGGACACAAAGCTCAGGACATGAATGCCAAGCTACTGCGTCTGGAGAATGAAATACACCGTCTGGCAGGGCAATCATTCAACATCAATAGCAGCCAGCAAGTAGGTGCAGTGCTTTTTGATAAACTCAAGATAGCAGACAAACCCAAGAAAACAAAAACGGGAGGTTACAGCACATCGGAAGAAGTCCTGGAGAAGTTGCGGGATAAGCACCCTATTATAGATCGCATACTGGAGTACCGTGGCCTCAAAAAACTACTGAGCACCTACATCGAGTCACTGCCCGAGCTCATCTACCCGGACGGCAAGCTGCACAGCTCCTTCAACCAAACGGTAGCTTCTACCGGCAGGCTGTCGAGTAGCAACCCTAATCTCCAGAATATCCCTATTCGTACGGAAGAAGGGCGCATGATCCGCGAAGCCTTTGTACCGGATAGTGACGAATGCGTATTCCTCAGTGCCGACTATTCGCAGATCGAGCTCCGTCTCATGGCACACCTCAGCGGTGACAAGTCGCTGATACAGGCCTTCAACGCAGGTGAGGATATACACCGTGCCACAGCCGCCAAGATATACGGAGTAGACTCACTACTCGTGACGGACGATATGAGACGCAATGCCAAGACAGCCAATTTCGGTATCATCTACGGCATCAGCGCCTTCGGCCTCAGCGAAAGGCTCAATATACCCAGAAGCGAATCCAAAATGCTCATAGAGGGTTATTTTGCCTCTTATCCCGGCGTCAAGGAATACATGGACAAGTCCATCGAAGATGCCAAGGAAACCGGCTATGTCACTACCCTACTGGGCAGGAAGCGGTACCTCAAAGACATCAATAGTGCCAATGCCGTGGTGAGGGGCTATGCCGAGCGCAATGCTATCAATGCTCCCATACAAGGCACAGCGGCGGATATCATCAAGCTTGCTATGATACGTATATACAATACGATCAAGGAACGAGGACTCAAAAGCCGAATGATACTTCAGGTACATGACGAACTCAACTTCAATGTATACCGTGACGAACTCGATGAGATGAAGCAAATAGTGCTGGACGGCATGCAGGGCGTATTGCCCCACCTCAAAGTCCCGCTCATAGCAGAAATGGGTGTAGGAGCCAACTGGCTCGAAGCCCACTAA
- a CDS encoding FecR family protein, protein MKQDINEEDIDKVLRNEADPQKASDIAHWMTHSIDGYRKLSDLIDDDIRNFDQEEEFASWDTLDNETSDKVFAHIQQRIRRRSIIFTTLRYAVVLIPLIALGVVGYRVNKQVDLFGHPVYNETYVPKGEKARLIFQDGSTAYLNSDSKISYPAKFGINKREVFLTGEAYFEVSANKHRPFVVNTGNTAVKVYGTKFNVNAYNDNTDVEVVLDEGKVSFQTADKEYKIVPGQELIYNKAQKSCTLHNLDNSANRSKWKENILILHDTPLIKLIPLLERWYNVTFVIQDTEAIKYSFNLYSQNEKLEDLLAQLEKISPVQFRFINPQKIIIYLRR, encoded by the coding sequence ATGAAACAAGATATAAACGAAGAAGACATCGACAAAGTACTCAGAAACGAAGCTGATCCCCAAAAAGCCTCAGACATTGCACACTGGATGACACACTCCATCGATGGTTATCGTAAGCTATCAGACCTGATAGACGATGACATACGCAATTTCGACCAAGAGGAAGAGTTTGCTTCTTGGGATACTCTCGACAATGAAACTTCCGATAAGGTATTCGCTCACATACAACAACGCATCCGCCGCCGAAGTATCATATTCACTACGCTACGCTACGCCGTTGTCCTGATCCCACTGATAGCTTTGGGCGTTGTAGGATACAGAGTCAACAAACAAGTAGATCTATTCGGTCATCCCGTTTACAACGAGACATATGTACCCAAGGGCGAGAAGGCGAGATTGATATTTCAGGACGGAAGTACTGCTTATCTCAACTCAGACTCCAAGATCAGCTATCCTGCTAAGTTCGGTATCAACAAGCGGGAAGTATTCCTCACCGGAGAAGCTTATTTTGAAGTGAGTGCCAATAAGCACCGCCCGTTTGTTGTGAATACGGGTAATACTGCCGTAAAAGTATATGGTACCAAGTTTAACGTGAATGCCTATAACGACAATACCGATGTAGAAGTAGTGCTGGATGAAGGCAAAGTATCGTTCCAAACCGCAGATAAGGAGTACAAAATAGTACCGGGACAGGAACTGATTTACAACAAAGCTCAAAAGTCGTGCACTTTGCACAATCTTGACAACAGTGCCAATCGCTCCAAATGGAAGGAAAACATACTTATATTGCATGACACCCCTTTGATCAAACTGATCCCCCTACTCGAACGCTGGTATAACGTCACATTCGTCATACAAGACACTGAAGCCATCAAGTACAGCTTCAATCTTTACTCACAAAACGAAAAACTGGAAGATCTGTTGGCTCAACTTGAAAAGATATCTCCTGTACAATTCCGTTTTATCAACCCCCAAAAGATCATCATCTACCTACGCCGATAA
- the pyk gene encoding pyruvate kinase translates to MKKTKIVATISDMRCEVDFIRSLVDAGVNVVRLNTAHMSKEGFDRVLSNTREVSTKVGILMDTKGPEVRTTVCDDPIEFKSGDRFYIQCDPTAKTTHDVINVSYPNFFDDVAVGSDVLIDDGDLDMKIITKEEGTRRLLCEALNDGTLGSRKSVNVPGVRINLPSLTEKDRNNILYAIENGIDFIAHSFVRNKRDVMDIQEILDVHNSNIKIIAKIENQEGVDNIDEILDVAYGIMVARGDLGIEVPQEKIPGIQRSLIRKCVERKRPVIVATQMLHTMIKNPRPTRAEVTDVANAIYYRTDAVMLSGETAYGKYPVEAVQTMTKIIVEAEKSKIEANDIRVSYESDDINTTSFLAKQAVKSINKLGVQAIITDSYTGRSARNLAAFRGKVPVFAVCYSEELIRQLALSYGVVSEYQPIMDDKGVQRVDFSEALKSLVARGLIAPQDKVAHMSGLLGKEGSTTSLEINTVENLMRQK, encoded by the coding sequence ATGAAGAAAACAAAGATTGTAGCTACTATTTCCGACATGCGTTGCGAGGTAGATTTTATCCGTTCATTAGTGGACGCCGGTGTAAACGTTGTACGCCTAAACACGGCTCACATGAGCAAGGAAGGTTTTGACCGCGTCCTGAGCAATACCCGTGAAGTATCTACCAAAGTGGGTATCCTGATGGATACCAAAGGCCCAGAAGTAAGAACTACCGTGTGTGATGATCCTATAGAATTTAAGTCGGGAGACCGATTCTATATCCAATGCGACCCTACTGCCAAGACTACTCATGACGTTATCAACGTGTCATATCCCAACTTTTTTGACGATGTGGCAGTAGGTAGCGATGTGCTTATTGATGATGGAGACCTCGACATGAAGATAATCACCAAAGAGGAAGGCACACGCCGCCTCCTTTGTGAAGCTCTCAACGATGGTACATTGGGTAGCCGTAAGAGTGTAAACGTACCGGGAGTGCGTATCAACCTGCCCTCTCTCACCGAAAAAGACCGCAACAACATCCTCTATGCTATTGAAAACGGCATTGACTTCATAGCCCACTCTTTTGTGAGAAACAAGAGGGATGTGATGGACATCCAGGAGATTCTGGACGTGCATAACAGTAATATCAAGATTATCGCTAAGATAGAAAACCAGGAGGGTGTGGACAATATAGACGAAATCCTGGACGTGGCATATGGTATCATGGTAGCTCGTGGCGACCTCGGTATCGAGGTTCCTCAGGAGAAGATACCAGGCATCCAAAGATCTCTGATCCGTAAGTGTGTAGAGCGCAAGCGCCCTGTGATTGTAGCTACACAGATGTTGCACACGATGATCAAGAACCCCCGCCCCACCCGTGCTGAAGTAACTGACGTAGCCAACGCTATATACTACCGCACTGACGCTGTGATGCTCAGTGGAGAGACGGCTTATGGTAAGTACCCGGTGGAGGCTGTACAGACGATGACGAAGATCATTGTGGAAGCAGAGAAAAGCAAGATAGAAGCTAATGACATCCGTGTAAGCTATGAATCGGATGATATCAATACCACTTCATTCCTCGCCAAGCAAGCGGTAAAAAGCATCAACAAGCTGGGTGTACAGGCTATCATTACCGACAGCTACACCGGACGCTCGGCTCGCAATCTTGCAGCCTTCCGCGGTAAAGTGCCTGTATTTGCAGTGTGCTATTCTGAGGAACTTATCCGCCAACTGGCATTGAGCTACGGCGTGGTATCAGAGTATCAGCCTATCATGGATGACAAAGGTGTACAACGTGTGGACTTCTCGGAAGCTCTCAAAAGCCTTGTGGCTCGTGGTCTAATAGCTCCACAAGACAAGGTAGCTCATATGAGCGGACTACTGGGTAAGGAAGGTTCTACAACGTCTTTGGAGATCAACACTGTTGAGAATCTGATGCGTCAGAAATAA
- a CDS encoding PaaI family thioesterase, whose translation MKIKAFQEYYSAHNSHCFGCGYSNEHGLHLLTYWLDEAAGTTISRYTPPSFATGGVPGFAYGGLIAALMDCHGNATAFATGHKHYGVEPSEDSGIRYVTASITVDYLRPTPIDRELVITGKAVEITDRKVKMEMKIGFGDDEVTAKATMVAVRLKK comes from the coding sequence ATGAAAATAAAAGCATTTCAGGAATACTATAGTGCACACAACAGCCATTGTTTCGGTTGCGGATATTCTAATGAGCATGGCTTACACCTCCTCACTTATTGGTTGGACGAAGCAGCAGGTACCACTATATCCCGTTATACACCGCCATCTTTTGCTACGGGGGGAGTACCGGGCTTTGCTTACGGCGGGCTCATCGCTGCTTTGATGGATTGCCACGGCAATGCTACAGCTTTTGCTACGGGACATAAACACTATGGTGTAGAGCCCTCAGAGGATAGTGGTATACGCTATGTGACTGCATCTATTACTGTGGATTATCTGCGGCCTACGCCTATAGATCGGGAGCTTGTCATTACCGGGAAAGCAGTGGAAATAACAGATCGCAAGGTAAAGATGGAAATGAAAATAGGCTTTGGCGATGATGAAGTCACTGCCAAAGCCACTATGGTTGCCGTACGGCTCAAGAAATAA
- a CDS encoding type II 3-dehydroquinate dehydratase, producing MLLQIVNGPNLAKIGRREPEIYGNKSFDDYLLELKSYMPGHDIRYYQSNHEGDLIDALYNAQEDGVQGIVLNAGAYTHTSIALLDAIKAIAIPVVEVHISGVYGRETFRHTSMIAPACAGVIAGFGLDSYRLGIEALLLKLSV from the coding sequence ATGCTATTACAAATAGTTAATGGACCCAATCTGGCAAAGATAGGTAGGCGAGAGCCGGAGATATATGGGAATAAGTCTTTTGATGACTATCTGCTTGAGTTAAAGTCATACATGCCCGGTCACGACATTCGCTACTATCAAAGCAACCATGAGGGCGACCTCATAGATGCTCTTTACAACGCCCAAGAAGACGGTGTACAAGGCATTGTGTTGAATGCCGGAGCTTATACCCACACTTCTATCGCTCTACTTGATGCCATCAAAGCCATTGCCATACCGGTGGTGGAAGTTCATATCAGCGGTGTGTACGGTCGGGAGACTTTTCGTCATACTTCTATGATAGCTCCCGCATGCGCAGGAGTCATTGCCGGATTCGGCTTGGACAGTTATCGCTTAGGCATCGAGGCTCTTCTGCTCAAACTATCGGTTTGA
- a CDS encoding IS5 family transposase — MIRPTQTVQSLFSSLDDLLNQQHPLYKLSHKIDWKRFEEDFSSLYCPDNGRPGKPIRLMCGLLILKHLRNISDESVVEQWSENAYFQYFCGMQEFTPSFPCNASELVHFRKRIGERGIELILAESIRVNDDKNEKDHHDTAFIDSTVQEKNVTYPTDAKLHKKIVGKVLKIVRALNLPIRQSYTFVLKRIYRDQRFRNHPKNRKKALKADKRLRTIAGRLVRELKRNLGNNREYDKLISLFERILSQRRNSTQKIYSIHEPDVQCISKGKEHKKYEFGNKVSIIRSMTGVILGASSFRNEYDGHTIEQSLDQVKRLTGERIKKLAGDRGYRGKKEINGTQILIPDTPKAKDSYYQRKKKHRLFCKRAGIEPTIGHLKSDYRLGRNFYKGLFGDAINVMLAAAAYNFKRAMKLLLYLINKISETLPMERIALKCAF; from the coding sequence ATGATACGCCCTACTCAAACAGTTCAATCTCTATTCTCTTCGCTGGACGATTTGCTTAACCAGCAACATCCTCTGTATAAACTTTCCCATAAAATCGATTGGAAAAGGTTCGAAGAGGATTTTTCTTCCTTGTATTGCCCTGACAATGGTCGTCCCGGTAAGCCTATTCGTTTAATGTGTGGTCTTTTAATTCTGAAGCATTTGCGCAATATTTCAGATGAATCTGTTGTAGAACAATGGAGTGAGAACGCTTATTTTCAATATTTTTGTGGCATGCAGGAGTTTACTCCTTCCTTTCCCTGCAATGCCTCGGAACTGGTTCACTTCCGCAAACGTATCGGCGAAAGAGGGATAGAGCTTATTCTTGCAGAAAGTATTCGTGTGAATGATGACAAAAATGAGAAGGATCACCACGATACCGCTTTTATAGACTCCACCGTGCAGGAAAAGAATGTGACTTATCCTACAGATGCCAAGTTGCATAAGAAGATAGTAGGCAAGGTTCTCAAAATCGTAAGGGCTCTCAATCTACCCATTCGTCAAAGCTATACTTTCGTATTGAAAAGAATTTATCGGGATCAACGTTTTCGCAACCATCCCAAGAACCGTAAGAAAGCTCTTAAAGCGGATAAACGGTTACGAACAATAGCGGGACGTTTGGTTCGGGAACTTAAACGAAACCTGGGTAATAACAGGGAGTACGACAAACTCATTTCCCTCTTTGAAAGGATTCTTTCGCAACGGCGTAATTCCACTCAAAAGATTTATTCTATTCATGAACCGGATGTTCAATGCATCAGTAAAGGTAAGGAGCACAAAAAATATGAGTTTGGAAACAAAGTCTCGATTATACGCTCCATGACGGGAGTGATTTTGGGAGCCTCTTCTTTCCGTAATGAGTATGACGGACATACCATAGAGCAAAGCCTCGATCAGGTGAAGAGACTCACGGGAGAAAGGATTAAGAAATTGGCCGGAGATAGAGGTTACCGTGGGAAAAAAGAAATAAACGGTACGCAAATATTGATTCCTGACACTCCAAAAGCTAAAGACAGTTATTATCAACGTAAAAAGAAGCATCGACTTTTCTGCAAGCGTGCAGGAATAGAACCAACTATCGGACATTTGAAGTCAGATTATCGCTTAGGACGTAACTTTTACAAAGGGCTCTTCGGGGATGCTATCAATGTAATGTTAGCTGCAGCGGCATATAACTTCAAAAGAGCCATGAAGCTTCTTTTGTACCTAATAAACAAAATCAGCGAAACACTCCCAATGGAGAGGATTGCGCTGAAATGTGCTTTTTAA
- a CDS encoding transporter family protein, translating into MKRVYIMVMVAMACALSQVRVCAQNKEYGFPKHEHEHEHKGTVFVGGALTYWNNTKNKSVLFEFEPEFGYLFNNTWGVGMMLGYEYNKEKHGTGAAAHNHISHEFKISPFARYYYFHREPFNLYIDGGFGFNFAKEEGKVKNRGFEIGLRPGACIDLTEGLCLCMHLGFIGYRKDYFSAHKDGIGHEHDGENGLNRNGFGFRIAPEEVSIGLEIEF; encoded by the coding sequence ATGAAAAGAGTTTACATCATGGTGATGGTGGCCATGGCGTGTGCCTTGAGCCAAGTAAGAGTATGTGCCCAAAACAAAGAATACGGCTTCCCGAAACATGAGCATGAGCACGAGCACAAAGGAACTGTTTTTGTGGGTGGAGCACTGACCTACTGGAACAATACGAAGAATAAATCGGTATTATTCGAGTTCGAGCCGGAATTTGGCTACTTGTTCAACAACACATGGGGTGTAGGTATGATGTTGGGGTACGAATACAATAAAGAAAAGCATGGTACAGGTGCCGCAGCTCACAATCACATCTCGCATGAGTTTAAGATCTCTCCCTTTGCACGTTATTATTACTTCCACAGAGAGCCGTTCAACCTTTATATAGACGGTGGCTTCGGATTCAACTTTGCCAAAGAAGAGGGTAAAGTAAAGAATCGTGGCTTTGAGATCGGCTTGAGACCGGGAGCGTGTATCGACCTCACAGAGGGTTTATGCCTATGCATGCATCTGGGATTTATAGGCTATCGCAAGGATTACTTCTCTGCTCATAAAGATGGCATAGGTCACGAACATGATGGCGAGAACGGCTTAAACAGAAATGGATTTGGCTTTCGCATCGCTCCGGAGGAAGTCTCCATCGGACTTGAGATTGAGTTCTAA
- the xerD gene encoding site-specific tyrosine recombinase XerD, whose amino-acid sequence MLPKNILDRYLSYLQLELNLTANSCDAYLKDATKLIKFVDNEGITLDAVTYNNLQTFVAALYDIGIQSRSIARIISGVKSFLKFLVLEEFISTDPSELLETPKIGRYLPTVLTVQEIDEMMAVIDLSKAEGQRNKAILEVLYSCGLRVSELCNLRFSDVFLDEQYLRVVGKGRKHRLVPMSPSAVAELTKYLAGDRPMAHKGQEDFIFLSRRGKAISRIMVFHFIKELAALAGISKNISPHTFRHSFATHLLEGGANLQAIQMMLGHEDIGTTEIYTHVDREQLRHQIEEFHPRNISYSNTHQS is encoded by the coding sequence TTGTTACCAAAGAATATACTTGACAGATATCTTAGCTATCTACAGTTAGAACTTAATCTGACTGCCAATAGTTGCGACGCCTATCTCAAGGATGCGACCAAACTCATCAAGTTTGTTGATAATGAGGGTATAACACTCGATGCTGTCACCTATAATAATCTGCAAACTTTTGTGGCTGCACTCTATGATATAGGCATCCAATCCCGCTCTATTGCCCGTATTATTTCAGGTGTAAAAAGTTTTTTGAAGTTCCTTGTTTTGGAGGAATTCATCTCTACGGACCCCTCGGAGCTGCTCGAAACGCCCAAGATTGGCCGATATCTTCCCACTGTACTCACCGTGCAGGAGATCGATGAGATGATGGCGGTAATAGACCTCTCCAAAGCCGAGGGGCAGCGCAATAAGGCTATCCTGGAGGTGTTGTATAGCTGCGGGCTTCGGGTGAGTGAGTTGTGTAACCTGAGATTTAGCGATGTGTTTCTCGATGAGCAATACCTGCGTGTTGTGGGTAAGGGGCGTAAGCACAGGTTGGTACCCATGAGTCCGTCTGCCGTAGCAGAGCTTACCAAGTATCTTGCTGGGGATCGCCCTATGGCACACAAGGGACAGGAAGATTTTATCTTCCTGAGCCGTCGCGGCAAAGCCATCTCACGTATCATGGTGTTTCACTTCATCAAGGAGCTTGCCGCCCTGGCAGGCATCAGTAAGAACATCAGCCCTCATACCTTCAGACATAGCTTTGCCACTCATTTGCTAGAGGGGGGCGCCAACCTGCAAGCTATACAGATGATGTTGGGACATGAGGATATAGGTACTACAGAGATTTATACACATGTCGATAGGGAGCAGCTGCGGCATCAGATCGAGGAGTTCCACCCTCGCAACATTTCCTATAGCAATACGCATCAGTCATAG
- a CDS encoding RNA polymerase sigma factor encodes MFSYNNHDEDASLILLIRQGDKKAFTLLYRKYCRYLYALAYKYLKDTDTAQDAVQQVFLKIWEHRDNLRIEINLKNYLYTMTKNYILNYFRDNKEAVMLSYAEAQISQAEEYNIQDIIEQAELTLHLKQAIDHLPPQKRDICLLKVKENITNNEIAERMGLSVNTVKSHYTTAIKLLRNYLNKDL; translated from the coding sequence ATGTTCAGTTACAACAACCATGACGAAGATGCAAGCCTAATACTTCTGATACGCCAAGGCGACAAGAAGGCTTTTACCCTACTCTATCGCAAATATTGCAGATATTTGTACGCCCTGGCATACAAATACCTCAAAGATACCGACACCGCACAGGATGCTGTGCAACAAGTATTCCTCAAAATATGGGAGCATCGTGATAACCTGAGGATAGAGATCAACCTGAAGAACTATCTCTACACCATGACCAAGAACTATATCCTCAATTACTTCCGAGATAATAAAGAAGCCGTAATGCTCAGCTACGCCGAAGCTCAGATAAGCCAAGCGGAAGAATACAACATACAGGATATCATAGAGCAAGCAGAACTCACTCTACACCTCAAACAAGCAATAGATCACCTACCCCCGCAAAAGCGTGATATATGCCTGCTCAAAGTAAAAGAGAATATTACCAATAATGAGATAGCAGAGCGCATGGGACTCTCTGTAAACACCGTAAAAAGCCACTATACTACCGCTATTAAGCTGCTTAGAAATTATCTAAACAAAGATTTATGA